In Chryseobacterium scophthalmum, the genomic stretch TACAATGAATTGGGAATAACATTATTATTAAAATTCATCTTACCACCGACTTCAAATGTTCCTCCCGATTTCCCTAAAGATTGAGTGTAATCTATTTTTAAATAATAATTTCGGTTTTCAACATCAGTTAATACTCCGATTTCGTCTACAGAAGTTGCACCTGTTTTGGTTAAAGTATTTTTAAGGTAATAGCTATTATCAGATTCTGCATCATAGTTTGTTCCTAAACTAACGTCTAGAATTCTGTTTTTTTCTTTGTCATAATATTTATAAAAAATATTCGTTCCAAAAGTCGGATTAGAAGAAGATGAAGTTTGATTTTGAATATACGAACGTTCAAAATTATCATTCTGGTTAATAATTGCATTGGTTTCAGAGCTGTTGCTTCTTATTCCTTTATAAAATTCAAAAATGGCTCCTATACTATTTTTATCATTAATTTCATACTCAGAAGTTGAAGAAATAGAAGGGTTTTTACCTTTGTAAATAATATCATTATCAATTTTTGTTACCTCATTATTTTCGTACAAAGTATTCAATAATGAGTTTTTTTGCACCCATACATTGTCGCTGTAACTTCCTACGAGTGTTTGTGTAAATTTTTTCTTATGATAATTAAGATTAAGATTAGTATACTGAGAATTTTGTGTGTTTTGTCTGTTGTTAAATGTTACGCTTCCTTTCAGTCCTTCATCATCACGTTTTTTCAGAACAATATTGATGACCGATCCCGATGCTTCATATCTTGAAGACGGGCTTGTGATAACCTCTATTTTCATCAGATTATCTGCAGGCATTGTCTGTAAATATTCTTTTAGTTCTTTTCCTGTAAAAACAGATTTTCTGTCGTTGATATAAACAGTTACAGATTCACCTTCTGCCTTTAAAGCATCATTGTTATCAATGCTTACCAAGGGCGTCATTCGTAAGACATCCCAAGTCGTATTTCCTGCAAGAATAGAGCTGTTTGCTACGTTAAAAACTGTACGATCAACCTTAGATTCTACCGTTGGTTTTCTGGCAACAAAAGTGACTTCTTCTATTTCATTTACTTTTTTTGATTCTATGGTATCTTTCGCAGCTTGTGAAAAAGCGAGTGTTCCTATTAATAAAGCAACTGGTGCTAATATCTTTTTCATTAAAGGTTATATATTTAATTATAAGACACCGATAGGGGAATATTCGTTACATTTAAAATGTGTTAATTTATGTTAACGTTAATTTATTGACGTAAACTCTTTAAAAATCAATTCAATAAAAAAGCTATTTTGATCATTCAAAATAGCTTTTTATATAAAAATTAATGTTTTTTACAATAAATTGAGTTTAAAATAGATCTCATTTTTATTGGATCACGATACTTTTTTTCCTCACGGTATGTGCTGAAAAATAGCCTAAAGCACCATTGCTGATGTTACTTGGCGGATTACTTGGTGTAATTCCTCCACCTGCGCCGCCTCCGGAAAGTTGAAGCAATGCTGAGTAAAAAGTGTAAACATTGTTGTCGATACACTGCATTTCTACATGAATGGTATCGCCTACAACCACTTTTACATCATCAGGTTTATCGCCTTCATCGTTTGGAAGTATTAAAGGTCTTTGATTAGGAATTCCATTATTAATATTATCAGAAAACTCTGAAAAATATCTTTTTGGCTTATAATTTACAGTATAGCTGAATAAATAGCGGTTCCCTAAAGCTTGGGGATCTGTGAATATAGGTAAAAGTGTATAGCTGGTTTCACCACCTACCATAAAAGAATCCTGTTCCAAACCTTCAAAATCAACAGCTTCAGGCATTTTACTTTTTGCAAAATATTCTTTTCCTTCTGCTATTATTTGTAAAGTGTAAGTATGGCCTGGGATTCCTTCAATAAAATTAGTTTTGTAAAATCCATTACCCACATATTGTAAAACCTCAGATTGTCCAAAATCATCACTTATATTCACAAATGAAGCTTCTACTGGTGGATATTCATTTTCTTGAGTAAAAGCCACAGATTTTGTAATTTTCACATAATATGGGCCATCCTGGTCGGTTATGTTTCCTTCTATTACGATAGTTCCGCTTTGGTCCTCCAGATCGAGATCAATTTCTTTTTCACAAGAGGTTACCAAAAAGAAGGATAATATGATTAAAAATATATTTTTCATAAATTAAAGAGAAGTTAGAAATTAGATCTTAGAGATTAGTTGAACACTAAAATTTTAAATCTAAAATATATTGTTAAATTACTATAAATTAAAATTTGAAATTATAAGTAATGTTCGGGACCCAACGGAATAATGATGTCTGCATGGCTCTTGTTGTCCCTGGTTTGTCAGGATTGTCTTCAAACGTAATGGTGTAAGCATTTTGTCTTCCGTAGACATTGTAAATTCCGAAGGACCAAGAACCTTTAAAACGTTTGTTGGATCCTGGTTCATACGTTGCACTCAGATCCATTCTGTGATAAGCGGGCATTCTGTCTGCATTTCTGCTGCTGTACTGGAAAACAGTTTGTCCGTTCAGTTCGTATTTTCCGGTTGGGAAAGTCACTGCATTTCCTGTGCTGTAAAGGAATAATCCTGAGAAAGACCATTTCGGATTGAGCTGATATGTTGCTACAATAGAAAGATCATGTGTTTTGTCTTGTCTTGCATCATACCATTCGTTATCGTTGATTCCGTTGATTTTTCTTTCAGTTTTAGATAAAGTATAAGAAATCCATCCGGTCAGTTTTCCGCTTTTCTTTTTGGCAATTAATTCTAAACCGTAAGCTCTACCTTTTCCGAATAGCAATTCACTTTCAACATCTGCTGCAGTATCGAAAGAAATTTGCGCTCCGTTTTTATAATCAATTTGATTTTGCATTGATTTGTAATAAATCTCAGCATTCAATTCATAATTATTATTGTTGAAGTTTCGACTGTAACCTGCACTGATTTGGTCTGCAATTTCAGGTTTTACGGTATAGCTGCTTCCAATCCACTGATCGGTTGGGTTTCCGCTTCCGCTGTTGCTTAATAAATGTAAATTTTGAGTGTTTCTGGAATAACCTCCTTTGATACTGCTTACTTCATTAATTCTGTAATTTGCTGTAATTCTCGGCTCAATATTGACATACGTTTTCCCGAATTTTCCTTTTTCTAAATATTCAGAATCTGTTAATACTCCATTTTCATAAGTGTTAAAAGTATCACCTCCTAAAACAGAGAACATTGCCAATCTTGCTCCGTAATTAATCGTCAGCTTTTCTGTCGCTTTAAAATCATCATTGATGTAGACTGCATTTTCCCAAGAATATCTCGGATTTCTCGGAAAACTGCTTACACTTGTTCCCGAAGCGCTACTTGGAGTAATTGTATGATAAATAGATTGTAAACCAAATTTAACAGAATGCTTATTTCCTGCAAACCAAGAAAAATCCTGCTTCAAATTCCAGTCTTCAATTTCAGAATCCAATCCGAAAGTATTGTTGTTGCTGCTTAAGCTTACATTATAATTGTAGTTGCTGTAAATAAATGAAGTATTGGAAAATAATTTACTGTTGATAATACTGTTCCAGCGTAGAGTAGCGGTTGTATTTCCCCAATCTGTCGAAAAAGTATCGCCCAAACCTAAAACATCTCTTCCAAAATATCCAGATAGATATAAACGGTTATTATCATTGATTTGATAATTGGCTTTTAGATTTAAATCATAAAAATACAGTTTACTGTCTTTAAAATCGTCTGTTGCTTTCAGAAAAACATCTGCATACGTTCGTCTTCCCGAAACAATGAATGAAGATTTTTCCTTTTGAATAGGTCCTTCTACACTCAAACGGCTGCTTATTAAACCAATTCCTCCGTTGACGTTGTAATCTTTGTTGTTTCCGTCTTTCATTTTTACATCCAAAACAGACGAAAGTCTGCCTCCATATTGAGCCGGACTATTTCCTTTGATGATGCTTACATCTTTCAATGCATCACTATTAAATGTACTGAAAAACCCAAGCAAATGCGAAGCATTGTAAACTGCTGCTTCATCCAATAAGATCAAATTTTGATCTGTTGCGCCACCTCTCACAGAGAATCCGCTGCTTCCTTCACCGTTGCTTTTAATTCCGGGCAAAAGCTGAATGGTTTTCATCACATCTTTTTCACCAAACAAAACAGGAAGTTTATCAATTTGTTTAATGCTTAAAGTTTCGGTTCCCATTTGTGCTGATGAAAGATTTTTGTCTTTTTTAACACCGGAAATTATAACCTCGTCAATTTTGGCTGTTCTTTCATCATTGTCCTGATTCAGCTGAAGATTAAGTTTAATATCGTCTTCAACATTAATAACCTGTTGAAAATCTTTAAACCCAAGATTGGAAACCACCAATGTATAAGAACCTTTAGGAAGTGAAAGAGAGTAAAATCCGTATTCGTTGGCTACAACTGATATGGTAGGGTCTTCTGCAACTTTTACGATAACCCCGAGAAGTAATTCTCCATTTTTATGATCCTTGACGGTACCGCTTACCGAGTACTTTTGCTGGGCAAAAACGACCGAACTAAAGCAGACCGCAGCAATTGTTGTTGCCGCTCTTAATGATGTTTTCTGTATCAATTTTTTTAGTTTATTTTTTTATAGAAGTATAAGCTTAAAGTTTCTGATCATTAAAAAAAATCAAGTGTTTAAAATTTAAACACCTGTTATTTACTCATCGATTTGAGAAATATAAGCTTACATTTGCCTAAACAACGGGGTTACGATTATTTTATTGTCCGGCTAATATTAAAAATTCCTTAAGTTCCCATTTCTATATCATCCCAATCAGAATCTTTGTTGATGAGCCATTCCAAAGCCTTTCTTCTTTCGTAGACAATGCCTTCGTTTATTTTAGCTTCTACACCTTTAATTCTCTCATCAACACAATACCAATGAAAACGGTAATATAGATCAAGCATATTGTAAACTTCATCATCAGTTCTCAGTTCTTTTAACTGGCTGATTTTTTCATTAGTTTCATTTTCTTCAAGATCAGGTAAAAAAGTTGCCATATTTTCGCCACACCACTCGGTTTCATCAAGATTTGGAACTGTTTTTGTTGCCCACATTAATGCCCAAAGTCCTTCAAGATACCAACGTAGAGAATTGATTTCGTAATCACTTAATTCATCATTATCTTTAAGCAGAATCTCGTTTTCCCAATTAGAAAGATGTGAAGTCAGATCATGCTTTTCAATCCATTTTCTGATGAAAGTTATGGGTGCTTCAAATGAAATATTAATCAAAGCATTCATTACAGACATTCTACCTTTTATTTCGTCTAAACTTCTCATATTAGGATCTTCCAAAACCGGAAGCCACGAATTAAATCTGTAATTTTTATCGGCTATGATTTGATTATTAAATTCTCTTACTTTAATCTTTTGTTCTTCAGTCATTATTTAGAATTTGATAGTTGAAATTATTTAAAGATAATAAAATCTCTAAAATTAGATTTTGATTATTTTTTTAAATTTAATTCCATTTGAATATTGCAGCGTTTGTAAGGCGTTTGATGACCCACAATCTTTTCAAAACCCATTTTATGATATAAATTAATGGCTGGTTTCAGAATAGTATTGCTTTCTAAATATATTTTTGATGCTTCCAATTGTTTCGCAGAATCTATAATCGCCTGTCCCAAAAGCCAACCCAGATTTTTACCCTGAGCTTTTGGTGAAACAGCCATTTTTGCCATTTCAAAATCATAATTTTGGTCATTCATTTTTATTAAAGCGCAAACTCCTAAAGGTTCGTTCTTATAAAGAGCGACAAATATTTTTCCGCCTTTATCCAGAATATATTCTTTGGGATTGTCTAATGCTTTATAATCGGCCTCTTCCATTTCAAAAAAAGTAGAAATCCATTCTTCATTCAAAGCTTTGAAAGCTGATTGATATTTGGGTTCGTATTCTACAATTTTAACATCTTTACTTTCACGCAGCTTTTTTTGATCTTTCACTCTTTTTAATAAAGATTTTTGTTCCAGTAAAAACTCCCATTCTGCCAATGCTTCCCAAAGATTGTTAGTCGCTTCACTGATGATCTCATCAATCGCCACATCAATATCGGCGCATTGTTCTTCAATCATTTTCTTGGCTAATGAAATTCCTTCAGTTGTAAGACCAACAACGTTTCTTCGTTTGTCATTGGAGTTAAGTTTGTCATTAACCAAGCCTGCCTTGGCCATCTCTTTGATGATCTTTGTAACAGAAGGTTGCGAATGCCCGATTTCTTTAGCAATTTCGGTAATGGTTATTTCTTCTGTTTCAGAGAGAACAAAGAAAACGGGGAACCATTTTGGAGAAAAGCCTTCAATATTATACAGTTCATAAATTTGAGCTGCATCTTCAGTAACTTTGCTTGTCAGCAATCTTAATCTGCTTCCTAAAGCCATTTTTCCTGTACGGTTAAATATTTCCATAATTAATTACATAACTGATTATGCAAAATTATATAAATGATTTTAAATGGCAAAATTTATGTTTCATTATAAAATAAATATTCCTGAGTAGATAGTAAACTTAAGAACATGAAATGGTATTTTAAAGTTTGAATTTCTTAACTTTATCAAATGAAAGAGAAGATTATCAGAGTAATTTCAGAATTTAATAGTGAACTGAAGCTTCAGGGATTTAAGGCATTTCAAATTGAAAATGACAGCAATGACACACGTACCTACAGCCGAAAAGAGTTCTATAAAATATGTCTTACCACCGGAAAAAGCAAGATTCATTATTCTGATAAAACCTTTGAGCAGGAAGGTACAATTCTATTTTTTGGTAATCCGCATATCCCTTATTCTTGGGAAACTATTTCTACAACATATGTGGGATATACAATTCTTTTCTCTGCTGAATTTTTTAAGAATTCAGAGCGTTCGGAGAGCTTACAGCAGTCTTCTTTTTTTAAAATTGGCGGAACCCCGGTTTTAAAAATTACATCTGAGCAAAGAGATTTTCTCAATACTATTTTTCATAAAATGATTACCGAACAAGAAAGTGATTATGTGTATAAAGATGAATTAATTAGAAATTATATCAGTCTTATTATTCATGAATCTCTCAAGATGGAACCCTCTGAAAATTACGAACAAAATAAAAATGCGTCTTCAAGATTATCTTCAGTTTTTCTGGAGTTACTGGAAAGACAATTTCCAATTGAAACAACAGCAAATCCTCTTCAGCTAAAAACAGCGCAAGATTATGCTCAGCATTTGAATGTACATATAAATTATCTAAATCGTGCTGTAAAAGAGATAACCGGAAAATCAACAACAAATCATATTACAGAGCGCATCATCACAGAAGCCAAAGCACTTTTGCAACACACAGATTGGAGTGTTTCAGAAATTGCTTACTCTCTCGGATTTGAATATCCAACTTACTTCAACAACTTTTTTAAAAAACAAACAGGAACTAATCCCAAGTCTTTTCGATTAACTGAGGTTTGAAATTCTTATTTTTTGGTTTGATAATCTTTAACGGCTTATTTCTAAGCCGTAATACCTTTGTATTCTATTATCAAAACAATTTAAGATGCCTAATTCACAAAATACTTCCACTTCCATTCTGCCCCGACTAGATATTTTTGAAAGATTATTGAGGGGAGAAACGATCTTACCCAATGATCCGGAAATGCCCCGATTAAGAGATGAATCTTTTGCAGTCAAAAAATTACTTATAGAAATGAATAACTCATCAAATTCTGATGAGATTACAAAACTGTTGAGTGAAATTTTAAATCAGGAAGTTCAAAATGTCGCAGTATTTATGCCACTCTATATCAATTACGGTAAGAATATCAATA encodes the following:
- a CDS encoding helix-turn-helix domain-containing protein; this translates as MKEKIIRVISEFNSELKLQGFKAFQIENDSNDTRTYSRKEFYKICLTTGKSKIHYSDKTFEQEGTILFFGNPHIPYSWETISTTYVGYTILFSAEFFKNSERSESLQQSSFFKIGGTPVLKITSEQRDFLNTIFHKMITEQESDYVYKDELIRNYISLIIHESLKMEPSENYEQNKNASSRLSSVFLELLERQFPIETTANPLQLKTAQDYAQHLNVHINYLNRAVKEITGKSTTNHITERIITEAKALLQHTDWSVSEIAYSLGFEYPTYFNNFFKKQTGTNPKSFRLTEV
- a CDS encoding DUF4249 domain-containing protein encodes the protein MKNIFLIILSFFLVTSCEKEIDLDLEDQSGTIVIEGNITDQDGPYYVKITKSVAFTQENEYPPVEASFVNISDDFGQSEVLQYVGNGFYKTNFIEGIPGHTYTLQIIAEGKEYFAKSKMPEAVDFEGLEQDSFMVGGETSYTLLPIFTDPQALGNRYLFSYTVNYKPKRYFSEFSDNINNGIPNQRPLILPNDEGDKPDDVKVVVGDTIHVEMQCIDNNVYTFYSALLQLSGGGAGGGITPSNPPSNISNGALGYFSAHTVRKKSIVIQ
- a CDS encoding DUF4272 domain-containing protein, with product MTEEQKIKVREFNNQIIADKNYRFNSWLPVLEDPNMRSLDEIKGRMSVMNALINISFEAPITFIRKWIEKHDLTSHLSNWENEILLKDNDELSDYEINSLRWYLEGLWALMWATKTVPNLDETEWCGENMATFLPDLEENETNEKISQLKELRTDDEVYNMLDLYYRFHWYCVDERIKGVEAKINEGIVYERRKALEWLINKDSDWDDIEMGT
- a CDS encoding bifunctional helix-turn-helix transcriptional regulator/GNAT family N-acetyltransferase, which gives rise to MEIFNRTGKMALGSRLRLLTSKVTEDAAQIYELYNIEGFSPKWFPVFFVLSETEEITITEIAKEIGHSQPSVTKIIKEMAKAGLVNDKLNSNDKRRNVVGLTTEGISLAKKMIEEQCADIDVAIDEIISEATNNLWEALAEWEFLLEQKSLLKRVKDQKKLRESKDVKIVEYEPKYQSAFKALNEEWISTFFEMEEADYKALDNPKEYILDKGGKIFVALYKNEPLGVCALIKMNDQNYDFEMAKMAVSPKAQGKNLGWLLGQAIIDSAKQLEASKIYLESNTILKPAINLYHKMGFEKIVGHQTPYKRCNIQMELNLKK
- a CDS encoding TonB-dependent receptor; translation: MIQKTSLRAATTIAAVCFSSVVFAQQKYSVSGTVKDHKNGELLLGVIVKVAEDPTISVVANEYGFYSLSLPKGSYTLVVSNLGFKDFQQVINVEDDIKLNLQLNQDNDERTAKIDEVIISGVKKDKNLSSAQMGTETLSIKQIDKLPVLFGEKDVMKTIQLLPGIKSNGEGSSGFSVRGGATDQNLILLDEAAVYNASHLLGFFSTFNSDALKDVSIIKGNSPAQYGGRLSSVLDVKMKDGNNKDYNVNGGIGLISSRLSVEGPIQKEKSSFIVSGRRTYADVFLKATDDFKDSKLYFYDLNLKANYQINDNNRLYLSGYFGRDVLGLGDTFSTDWGNTTATLRWNSIINSKLFSNTSFIYSNYNYNVSLSSNNNTFGLDSEIEDWNLKQDFSWFAGNKHSVKFGLQSIYHTITPSSASGTSVSSFPRNPRYSWENAVYINDDFKATEKLTINYGARLAMFSVLGGDTFNTYENGVLTDSEYLEKGKFGKTYVNIEPRITANYRINEVSSIKGGYSRNTQNLHLLSNSGSGNPTDQWIGSSYTVKPEIADQISAGYSRNFNNNNYELNAEIYYKSMQNQIDYKNGAQISFDTAADVESELLFGKGRAYGLELIAKKKSGKLTGWISYTLSKTERKINGINDNEWYDARQDKTHDLSIVATYQLNPKWSFSGLFLYSTGNAVTFPTGKYELNGQTVFQYSSRNADRMPAYHRMDLSATYEPGSNKRFKGSWSFGIYNVYGRQNAYTITFEDNPDKPGTTRAMQTSLFRWVPNITYNFKF
- a CDS encoding outer membrane beta-barrel protein codes for the protein MKKILAPVALLIGTLAFSQAAKDTIESKKVNEIEEVTFVARKPTVESKVDRTVFNVANSSILAGNTTWDVLRMTPLVSIDNNDALKAEGESVTVYINDRKSVFTGKELKEYLQTMPADNLMKIEVITSPSSRYEASGSVINIVLKKRDDEGLKGSVTFNNRQNTQNSQYTNLNLNYHKKKFTQTLVGSYSDNVWVQKNSLLNTLYENNEVTKIDNDIIYKGKNPSISSTSEYEINDKNSIGAIFEFYKGIRSNSSETNAIINQNDNFERSYIQNQTSSSSNPTFGTNIFYKYYDKEKNRILDVSLGTNYDAESDNSYYLKNTLTKTGATSVDEIGVLTDVENRNYYLKIDYTQSLGKSGGTFEVGGKMNFNNNVIPNSLYGILPNGLSKNDTFRYEDNINSLYANFSKTFFKKLETRIGIRYEYIDYKIGQDIAGTSRKDSYGSFLPNLLLKYSFSDKYDLSLTYNRNLWRPWYSEFNPFLLPRNDGLYTRGNMDLNPNPSDRIYMKFGFLKKYFLSARYTFTDQDYWTDYVIENGAKPEDKKTISQESNFTGNVHKYFLYANTNQSFLKNKLSVNMSFGWNYIDNSDFNAKNELKGDSYLSYWAGSTNLTYTNLFNKNINLSAWVEISNQNNGNSYANKTNIFHNISATKIFPKTQMEFSLQLMNIFGRPNFDSTSFSQIGTFRNSSKSDWYGFSLTFVKRFGNQKVKENTKTDVEKNSGGGK